The following is a genomic window from Flavobacteriales bacterium.
AGGAAGTGGTACCAGATGCCATCGCGGTCGCCGTTCACCATGCGGCCTTCGATCTCCTTGACCCCATTGGGGTGGTACCAGGTGAAGGTGCCATCGCCCAGGCCGCGCACGTAGGTGCCGCGATGCTTCACCTGTCCCCCGGGGAAGAACTGCTCGTGCACCCCATCCTGCGCCCCGTTCGCATAGGTGGCCCGTTCGGCCAGGGTGCCGTCATCGAACCAGATGAGCTGCTCGCCATGCTGCAGGCCCTTCAGCCAGCTCTCGCTGGAGCGCTTGCGGCCGTCAGGCCCGAAGTAGGTCCAGATGCTGTCCTTGTCCTGGCCCACATAGCGACCCTCGGCCATCAACCGGCCGTTCGGGTGATAGTGGCGCGCATGGGCCGCCGTTCCATCGGCATCATGGTCCACGATGCTCTCCACCGCGCCGGTGGTGGCGAAGTAGGTGAAGGACCCGACAGGCCGGTCGTCCTTGAACTGGCCGGAATAGCGCAGCTGCGGACTGTCGGCCCAGGTGCGGGCCCAGGGCCCCTGCTTGCGTCCCTGCGCATAGGTGCGGTTCGGCGCAGGGGATTGAGCGGCCAGGCTTCCGGCCACCAACAAAGGCGGCAACGCGCGTAGAGCGAGGGATCGCATGCGGCAAAGATACCCACGTCTGCCCGGCGGCTTCCGCTGAACGGGGGCCGCTATCTTCGGCCGCGGATGACCCTCTTCAGAACGGATTGCCGGCACTTCAGGGGCGATGTACCATGCAAGCCCCACAAGCGGCACGGCGTGCACTGTGCGGACTGCACGCATTACGACCCCATCCGCCAGCGTGTGCTGATCATCAAGCTCGGTGCGCTGGGCGATGTCGTGCGCACCACGCCCCTGTTAACACCCCTCCGCGAGCGGTTCCCGCAGGCCGAGATCCATTGGTTGACGCTCAGCCCCGAGATCCTGCCGGCCTCGGTGGACCTGAAGCTGCCCTTCGACCTGGCCTCGCTGCTGGTGATCGAGGAAACGACCTACGACTACGCCATCAACCTGGACAAGGACCGCGAGGCCTGCGCACTGATGGCGCGGGTGAAGGCCGACGAGAAGCACGGCTTCACCTGGAAGGACGGGCGCTGTGCCCCGGTGGATGAGCGAGCACTGCACAAGTTCGGCACCGGCGTGTTCGATGACCTGAGCCGGGCGAACACCCTGAGCTACCTGCAGGAGATCTTCGCCATCGCGGACTTCAGCTTCCAGGGCGAGGAGTATGTGCTGGACAACCATGCCGCCGGGCGACGGGCGTGGGACATCGACCGCGCGCGGCACGTGGTGGGGCTGAACACCGGATGCGGCGGGCGCTGGACCAGCCGCCTGTGGAGCGAGGACCGGTGGACCGAGCTTGCCAGGGGATTGAAGCGCGACGGCTATGAGGTGGTGCTGCTGGGCGGCCCGCCGGAGCATGAGCGCAACCTGCGCATCGCGGCGGCGAGCGGGGCCACCTACTTCGGGCATTTCGACCTACAGCTCTTCATCGACCTGCTGGACCAGTGCGACACGGTGGTGACGCAGGTGACCATGGCCATGCACCTGGCGCTGGGCCGCCACAAGAACCTGGTGCTGATGAACAACATCTTCAACCGGCACGAGTTCGAGCTGTACGGTCGGGGCAGCGTGGTGGAGCCGAGCACGGGCTGCGAGTGCTTCTACGCGCCGCGGTGCCGACGGCTGGACAAGGGCGGGCATGCCTGCATGGACGACATCAGCGCCGAACGGGTGCACGACGCGGTCCGTGCCTGCCGGCCACATCGGGACCTCGGGGCCTGAGCGCCACGCATGCGCATCACCTACCTCAGCACCTTCTTTCCGCTCCGCGGTGGCATCGCCCACTTCAACGAGCGGTTCGCGGCCGAGCTGCTGGGCCGGGGCCATACTGTGCGGGCGATCACCTTCAGCCGCCAGTATCCCAAGCTGCTCTTCCCGGGCAAGACGCAGGAAGAGACCGGTGGTGCGGCAGGAGCGGCGCCGATCGCAGCGGAAGTGCGGGTGGACAGCATCGGCCCCTGGAGCTGGTGGCGCACCGGTCGGTCCATCCGCCAGGATGCGCCGGACGTGCTGCTCTTCAAGTACTGGATCAGCTTCTTCGCCCCGTGCTTCTGGGCCATCGCGCTGCTGGCCCGGGGCAACCGTCGCACCCGCGCCGTTTATGTGGTGGACAACTTCATCCCGCACGAGAACAGGCCGGGGGAGCGCCTTCTGCGGTGGCTGGCCTTCCGCCGCGTGGACGGCTGCCTGGTGATGAGCGAGGCCGTGGAGAAGGACATTCGCGCCGCCCACCCACGGCTGCCGATCGTGCGGTCGCCCCATCCGATCTACGACAACTTCGGCGCCATGCAGGACAAGGGGGAGGCACGCCGCCGGTTGAAGCTGCCGGAGGACGCGGTGGTCGCGCTCTTCTTCGGGTACATCCGTCCGTACAAGGGGCTCGACCTGCTCATCGAGGCCTTTCCGGCGATGGCCGAGCTGGACCCCCGCCTGCATCTGGTGATCGCTGGGGAGTGCTATGAGGATGAGCAGCGGTACAGGGATCTGGTGAAGGCGAGCCCGGTGGCCGGACGCATCCACTACTTCGGCGACTACATCCCCAACGATGCGGTGGCCACCTACTTCAGCGCCGCGGACGTGCTGGTGCTCCCCTACCGCACCGCGACCCAGTCCGGCATCGTGCAGATCGCCTATCACTTCGAGCGGCCCTGCATCGTGAGCGATGTGGGCGGCTTGGGCGAGGTGGTCGTTGACGGGGCCACGGGTTACGTGGTGCCGGCCACGGGCGGGGACGCCCTGGTGGAGGGAATGCGGCGCTACCTCAACGGACCGAAGGACATGCGCCAGGCGATCCGGCAGGAGCGCCGCAAGTATGCGTGGGACGCGTTCGCCGAAGCGCTGGAGCGGCTGGCCACGCTTATCCGCTGAGCGGCCGACATCACGATGCCGGGACCGACCGGCGTAACCACACGGTCCGTCGATCGTTGAACGGGGCGATCGTTCGCGGTCCTTACCTTCAACCCCGCAAGGAATTACGATGGTGCTGCTACCGGCCGTCCTGGCATTGTTATTCCCTTCGGCCACTGCCGCCGAGACCGCTTCCGCTCGCACGGGTGCCGACATTCATCATGCGGTGGACGAAGTCGTGGAGCTTCACCGGTCCTCTGGCCTGGAAGGGCTACTGGCCTTGGACGCCTTCCGCAGCGCCTATGAGCAAGCGTGCGGCCAGGCCCCGGACGCGCGTGTCCTGGCCATCGCCGACATGTCCCGGCCCTCGACCGAGAAACGCCTCGTCGTCATCGACCTCATCACAGGCCGCACCTTGCTGCATACCTACGTGGCCCACGGACAGGGCACCGGGGAGTTGATGGCCGAGGTGTTCGGCAACGAGGAGGGCTCGCACCGCACCAGCCTGGGCCTGTACCGGGTGGGGACCGAGATCGTCAGTCCGAAGCACGGGCAGGCCTTGCTTCTCCATGGACTGGACAAGGGGGTGAATGACCGGGCCTTGGAACGGGAGATCATCATGCACGGCGCGGATTACGTGAGCGAGGCCTTCATCGCTGAACATGGCCGCCTGGGCCGCAGCTGGGGGTGCCCGGCCGTACCGCGCAACACCATGTCGGACCTGGTGCGTCTGCTCGCGGATGGCGGGCTCCTGTACGTGCACCACCCGATGGCCGGTGCCCTGGCCGCGGCCCGATGATCTCACCCGGATCCGGAGGTTCGCTGGTCATCGGCATGGCGCTGCTGTGCTGCGGCGCTTGCGAAGTGGTGCAAGTGCCCTCGGTGAGCGCCGAGGAGGAGGCACGCACCATCAACGCCGTCTTCGAATCGCCCCAGGACTACACCGTGCGCCAGCTCCTGGCCGTCGAGCTCGACAGCTTCCTGCTGGCGCATCCTGAGCACGCGGTGGATTCCACCGCGATCCGCGCGTTCTATCGCCGCCGCAACTGGCAGTATGCCTGGTTCATCAACGACTCCCTCTCGTCCGCCGCGGGCAACTTCCTCAACCTGGTGGCCGCGAACGACAGCGTGCTCCAACGGGCCTTCTCGCATGACGCCCTTCACGCGCTGGTGGACCGGATCGGCGACCGGCGGGACAGCATGCCCCTGACGCCCACCTTCATGCGGCACGTGGAGCTCTCGCTCACAGCGCAGTTCTTCCGCTTCGCCGACAGCAAGTACAGCGGGCTGGTGCAGCGCGACCTCCGTGAGCTGGACTGGTTCATCCCGCGCCGCAAGAAGGACCTGGCGCAGCTGCTGGACTCCCTGGTGGCCGGCCGCATGGACCTGTCACCCATCGAGCCGTTGCACCCGCAGTACATGGCCCTCAAGCGTCACCTTCCCGCGTTGTACGGCCTGCGTTGGATGGATCGGTTGCCGCGCGTCGACCTCGGCACGCGGCGCAAGCTCGAGCCTGGTGACCGGGACAGTGCAGTGGTGCTGATCCGCGAACGGCTGTCGGCCCTGGGCGACCTCACCTGGTATGACCTGAGCGCCGCAAAGGAGCCAGCTCTGTATGACAGCACGCTGGAGTCCGCCGTGAAGGTCTTCCAAGGCCGGAACGGACTGCTGCCGGACGGAGTGATCGGCAAGGGGTTCATGGCCCAACTGAACACCCGGGTGGCGGATCGGATCCGCACCGTGCTGGTGAACATGGAACGGTTGCGGTGGGTGCCCGAACGAACCGCACCCGACATGCTGCTGGTGAACATCCCCGAGTTCCGTTTGCACGTGCACGAAGGGGGCCGGACCATCTGGAGCATGGACGTGGTGGTGGGTGCCGAGGCCACGAGCACCGTGGTCTTCACCGACTCCTTGTCACGGATCGTGTTCAGCCCAACCTGGTCAGTGCCAACGAGCATCGTGCGCAATGAGGTCCTGCCCGCGATGCGACGGGACCCGGGTTACCTGGCGCGCAAAGGCATGAAACGCGTGGGCGGCAGAGACGCACTTCCACGGATCGTGCAGGAGCCGGGGCCGGGCAATGCGCTCGGGCGGGTGAAGTTCCTCTTCCCCAACTCCTACAGCATCTACCTGCACGACACCCCCAGCAAGGGGGCCTTCGCGCGGGAGAACCGCGCCCTGAGCCATGGCTGCGTGCGGCTCAGCGACCCCAGGCGATTGGCGGCCTACCTGTTGCGCACCGACACCAGCTGGACGGCTGAGCGCATCGAGGCCGCAATGGACCGAAAGACCGAACTGGGCGTACCTGTGCGGCCGCGCCTTCCGGTGGTCATCGGGTATTTCACCGCATGGGTCGACGAGGACGGACGCTTGAACTTCCGCGACGACATCTACGGCCACGACGCCCGACTGGCACGCGAGCTCTTCAATGAGCCCACACCAGCGGACGAGCACGTGGTCAGCGCGACAGCTGTGGAGGCCGGACCGTAGCCGGATCGACCACCACCACCCGGAAATCATCGCCGCCGAAATAGCCGGCCAGCGTGCGGTTCCAATAGGCGTCCGGGTCGGCGGTGGGCTCAGGGATGCGTAGGCTCCGCAGGGGTTCGGCGAAGATCGGGACCTCCGACAGGGACGACCCGCTCCGTGCACTGAACGTGAGGATGCGGTGCAGATCCGCCGTATGCCGACGGAAGCGCGATGCATCGCCGCTCAGGAGATCATGCGTCACCCAACGGTCGTTGCCCCACAGCAGCAAAGCGGCCAAGCCGGTTCCCATCGCCAGCCCGCGGGTCGTCCTCGTGAGGAGCCAGGCCGGCACACGTCGCCCGCGCATGCGATGTCCCAGGGCCAGGGCCGCCCCGAGCAGGGCGATGAGGAAGGGCCCCAGCACGAAATTGAGCGTTCGGTGCTGCCCCAGCATGCCCATGCTCCAATAAGGCAGCACGGTGCCCACGGCCAGGGCCATGGCCGCCGCGACGAGCCATGGCATCGGTCCTGGGTCCGATCGCACAAGGCGGCCCGGACCTGTGCCTGAGCGACCGACGACCCACGCCAACAGAAGGGCGGCCAACACCCCGGGATCGGTGACCCACACGAGCGCGAACCGGAGCGCCTGTGCGCCGCCCATGCCGAGCGTCAGCAGCAGGTCGTGGCGTTGCGGGAAGTGCATGCTGCGGACGGCATTGCCAGGAGCCAACGCCACCAAGAGCCCACAGCCGACCGCGGCCGCGAGCACCATCCACCGCCAGCCGGGGGGCATACGCCTGTTCGTGGCATCGCTGATGATCCAGGTCGTGTGGCCGACAACAAGAAGCACCATGGCCGTTTCATTGCTGCCGACGGCCGCGATCAGCGAACCGATCGAGATCACCGCTCTGGACCATCCCCAGCCCGTCCGCACCAAGCGGAGCACGGCTCCGACATGCGCAAGAACGAACACCCAAGCCCCCTGGTAGGTCACCGCACCAGTGTACCAGTAGAGCCCTTCTCCCAAGTGAGGCATGGCATGCAGGTGGAGCAGCGCAAAGGCCAGTGCCAGCATCCAACGATCAATACGCCGGGGCACATGGCCCGGGAAGGCCGCTAGCAGCCAAGCGGTGGCCGCGATGCTGAGGATGAGCAGCAGCACCGGTACCAGACGATACAGCGGAAGGCCGGACGGGATGCCCAGGGTCAGCGGTCCGTAGAGGACAAGCGCGTTGCTGAAGTAGCGGCCGTTCCAGGTGTGATGCTCATGCACCAAGCGGTCCCATGGATCGCTGCGGATACCCATGGCCGCGTAACCCCAATCGTCGCCGTAGGGCGCACAGGCGAAGGCCAGCAGCACATACCGGAGCAGAAGAAGGAAGAGGAGAGCGCCGATCAACCTCCGCATGGACCCGGACGACATGGCATGTCCGGTCACAGACCGACCCGATCGTCGATCCGGTGGTGCCCGCGTTCAGGAGCGTTGCGCGCCACCAGTTCGGCCACGAAGCCCACCGTGAAGAGCTGGACCCCGATGACCATGGCCACCAGCGCCACATAGAAAAGGGCGTTATCGGACACCAGGCGTGCAGGCTGATGGTGGAGCACGTGCCACATCTTGTCGCCAACGAGCCAGGCCGTGGCGGTGAACCCGAGCACGAACATCAGTGTGCCCAACGCGCCGAAGAAGTGCATCGGCTTACGCCCGAAACGGAACACGAACCAGATGGTCATCAGGTCCAGGAACCCATTGATGAAGCGATCGAGCCCGAACTTGGTACGACCGAAGCGTCGCGGGTGGTGCTTCACGACCTTCTCGCCGATGCGGGGGAAACCTTCACGCTGGGCGATGAAGGGGATGTAGCGATGCATCTCGCCATACACCTCGATGGACTTCACCACCTGAGCGCGATAGGCCTTCAGCCCGCAGTTGAAGTCGTGCAGGCGCACCCCGCTCACCAGGCGTGTGGCCCAGTTGAACAGCTTGGTGGGGATGGTCTTGCTGAGGGGGTCGTGGCGCACCTTCTTCCATCCGCTCACCAGGTCGTAGCCCTCCTTGTCGATCATGGCATAGAGGGCCGGCACTTCCTCGGGATCGTCCTGGAGGTCGGCATCCATGGTGACCACCACCCTGCCGGTGGCGGCTTTGAAGCCCTCGTTGAGCGCGGGGCTCTTGCCGTAATTGCGCCCCAGGCGGATGCCCTTGACCCTCTTGTCCTGCGCAGCGAGCGACCGAATGACCTGCCAGGATCCGTCCGTGCTTCCGTCATCCACCAGGATCACTTCATAGTCCACGCTCATTGCGCCCAACACAGCATGCAAGCGCTCCGCCAACGGGGTCAGCGATTCATGCTCGTTGAGAAGGGGAACGACGATGGAAAGGTCCATGGAGCGCACAAAGGTGCGCAAACGCCCGGTGCGCCACGGAGCGCTACCTTTGCCCCGGGGCAAGTCTTTCACGACCAGCTCCCGCTGAACCCCCCAGGGCCGGAAGGCAGCAAGGGCAGGCGGTCGTAGCGGTGCGATGGGAGTCGCTTGCCCCACCTATTCGCGTGCCCGGGCCGGTGATCGGACCGGCCTGGGGCACGATCTCAAATGACCGATCAGGCGTTCGTGAAGGTGGTGCTCGTCACCGGCGGCAGCAGCGGCATCGGCGCGGCCATCTGCACGCGGCTGGCCGCGGAAGGGCATCGCGTGTACGGTACAGGGCGGAAGGTGGACCGGCAGCCCCATGGCTATCATCTGGTGGCGATGGATATCACGGACACCGCTTCGGTTCAACGAGGGGTCGAACAAGTGCTCCGCGAAGCGGGCCGCATCGACGTGGTGGTGAACAATGCCGGTCTTGGTATCCAAGGCCCTGCGGAGGACATCGCCCCCGAACTGGCGCTGGAGGTCTTGAACACCAATCTGATGGGTGCGCATCGTGTATGCCAGGCGGTGCTGCCCGGCATGCGCGACCGCCGGCGGGGGCTGGTGATCCACATCACGAGCCTCGCGGCCAACTACGGCCTGCCGTTCCGAGGCTTCTATAGCGCGAGCAAAGCGGCCCTTGAACGCTATGCGGAGGCTCAACGGATGGAACTGGCGCCGTTCGGGGTGCACGTGGTCACCTTGCAACCGGGTGAATACCGCACCGGCATCGCTGCAGCTCGGGCGCGGCCTACCTCCATCGGCGCCCACTATGCCGAAGCCTACCAGCGCGTGATGCAGGTGCTGGATGGCGGCCTGCATTACAGCCGCGACCCTGACGAGGTGGCGGTGAAGGTCTCCAGGCTCATGCAGCGGTCTTCACCGTATGGCGTTCACTTCGCCGCACACGGCGTCCAACGCTTGTCGGTGCTGTTGAAAAAGGTGCTGCCTTCGCGCCTCTTCGAGCGGTTGATGATGCGGCATTACCGCTAGGGAACGGTGATCCGCCGTGCACCGTGGGACCAGGTCCGGCTGTGGAGAACCTCTCCTTCCAGCTGTTCCCCGTCCGTCTACCTTCGGCGCATGAAATTCTTCATCGACACGGCCAGCCTGGCGCAGATCCGGGAGGCCCACGCCTTGGGTGTACTGGACGGGGTGACGACCAACCCGAGCCTGATGGCCAAGGAGGGCATCACAGGCGACGAACAGGTGCTCAAGCATTACGTGGACATCTGCTCGATCGTGGACGGGGATGTGAGCGCCGAGGTGATCAGCACGGACCTGAGCGGCATGTTGGCCGAAGGGGAACGGCTGGCGGCCCTGCACCCCAACATCACCGTGAAGGTGCCCATGACGCGCGATGGAGTGAAGGCGATCAAGACCTTCACCGGCAAGGGGATAAAGACCAACTGCACGCTGGTGTTCAGCGCAGGCCAGGCGTTGCTTGCGGCCAAAGCAGGCGCGACGTACGTATCACCTTTCATCGGTCGACTGGATGATGTGAGCACGGATGGCATTCAGCTCATCGAGCAGATCAGGACGATCTTCGACAACTACGGATCGACCACACAGGTGCTGGCCGCCAGCATCAGGCACCCCATGCACATCGTCCAATGCGCCGAGGTGGGTGCCGATGTGGCCACCTGTCCGCTGAGCGCCATTCTGGCCCTTTTCGACCACCCGCTGACCACGATCGGGCTGGAGAAGTTCCTCGCCGACCACAGGAAGGCCCAGGCGATGCGCTGATCATGCTGCTTCAGATCCACCCCCGCGATCCGGAGCCCAGGAAGGTGCGCACTATCGCCGAGAAGCTGCGCGATGGAGCAGTGGTGGTTTGTCCAACGGACACGGTGTACGCGTTCGTGTGCAGCCCCAAGCACGCCACAGCGATGGAACGCGTGGCCCGGCTGAAGGGGGTGAAGCCCCAGCGCGCCGAACTATCGTTGGTGTGCAAGGACCTCTCGCAGGCCGCATTGTTCGTCCGTCCGATCGATACCGCCACGTTCAGGCTGTTGAAACGCGCCCTACCAGGCCCTTACACCTTCATCCTTCCGGCCGGTGGCGATGCACCGAAACTGTTTCAAACGAACCGGCGGACGATCGGATTCCGCATTCCGGATCATCCGGTGGCGTTGGCCTTGGTAGAGGAATTGGGCCACCCCTTGGTGGCGGCCTCTGTGCACGATCCGGACCACGTGGTGGACTACACCACCGATCCTGAGCGGATCGCGGAGCATTTGGGCCCGCAGGTGGACCTGGTGATCGATGCGGGAATGGGCGGCCTGGTGGGCAGCACCGTGATCGACCTGAGCGGAGAGACCCCGGTGGTGCTTCGGCTGGGAAAGGGCGAAGTGGAGGGGCTGATCTAGGCCCCGGAACGTTCATTCATGCCAGCGGTGGTACCTGGACCAGGACCCTGTCCCCAGCGATGAAGCTGAACTGGAGCCGTTCTGCTTAAGATCCTGGAAGAGGCTGGTGGTTGGATCATCCGAGTGTTGCTTTGCGGTTCACGAAACGTATGCATGGCCATACATATATTTATTACCCTGATTTTCAATACGTTAATGTAAAGTCAGGCTTGACTGACCAATCAATGATGTTTTATATGCTTGATTATCAATGATTTACCAGCTCAACCCGGGTCGATATATGCATGGCCATGCATATGTTCGATTTCCCTACTTGGCACGCAATGCCGCTTCGTCCGCGCACCACAGCCATAAGGACCTTCACCCTCCACGAGACCGCTAACAGATCCGCCGATAGCAGCTCACTCGCAGTCGACCAAGGTCGCGCCGCGGTGCCTGCGGAAGGCATCGGGTAGGGCCCCGACCACATCCATCGCGGTCATCCCGTCCGCTCCACGCTCTTCAGCGGCGATATCACCGGCCAGACCGTGGATCCAAACACCGACAATGGCGGCGTCCGACGGGGAAAGTCCTTGTGCGAGGAGCCCGGTGATCAGGCCGGTCAGCACATCGCCCGTTCCCCCTTTGGCCATGCCGACGTTGCCCGTCGCATTATACAGGACCCGGCCATCTGCCAGGCAGATGGCCGTATTCGCTCCTTTCAGCACCACCACGCCCCGCCGCTTTTGTGCGAAGGAGGATGACTTTGCGATACGGTCCCGGGTATCCATGGCCGGTCCGAAGAGTCGATCCGCTTCTCCAGGATGCGGGGTGAGCACGGAGCCGGGAGGGAGCAACTCCAAGAGATCCGGCGACCCCGCCAGAATGTTGAGCGCATCTGCATCGAGCACCAGCGGCCAGGACGTGGTGCGCAGAACGTTCTTCAGCAGGAGCGCCGTCTCGTGGTGCAGACCGATACCTGGTCCGATGCCTACGGCCGACCACCGACCTGATGGAGGAGTGCCTCCGAGGTGATCTCCGTCCCCGAGTTCCAGCACCATGGCCTCTGGCACCGCGCTGTGCAGTGCCATGCCCATCTGCCGGGGAACGGTGACGGTGACAAGTCCTGCCCCGCTGCGAGCGGCTGCGGCCGTGGCCATGATCGCTGCGCCGAGATGCCCTGTCCCTCCGGCCATGAGCATGGCGTGACCGAACCTGCCCTTGTGCGCGGCTCTAGGGCGCTCAGGCAGGATGGCATCAATATCCGTGGCTTCCAACAGGAAGTGCAGGCTTCCGCACGATGCCACGGCATCGCGATCGAGGCCGATGTCGACCACGCGCCATTCGCCGCAATGACCCATGGATCCGGGTAGGAGCATGAAAGGCTTCGGCACCTGGAAGGTGCACGTCCATCGCGCGTGCACGATCGCTGAACGGTCCTCCGGGCCACCATCTGCGAAGGCGCCGGACGGAAGGTCGACCGCCACGACCGCTCCCTTCCGCGCGTTGAGCTCGCGCACCAGATGGAGGTAGTGGCCGGTCAATGGTCTGTTGAGGCCGGTCCCGAACAAGGCATCGATCACCAGTTCATCGTTCCGGAACGCAGGCAGCGTCCGGTCCGGACCGGAGAGGACATCCACGACGACCTCCCTTAGTCGCTTGAGGTTAAGTACATTATCAGGGGATGATCCTACGGGATCATAGGGACAGAGAACCCGCACCGGCCACTTCCGGGCCGCCAGGTGGCGGGCGATGGCCAGACCGTCGCCACCGTTGTTACCAGGGCCACAGATGACCAGAACGGGACGGGGAGCGGACCCAAGGACTTCGAGGAAGGCCTTCGTGAAGGCGAGCGCCGCTCGCTCCATCAGGTCCGTGCTCCGTATTGGTTCCCGTTCGGTCGTGAGCGCATCGACGCGTCGGACCTG
Proteins encoded in this region:
- a CDS encoding NAD(P)H-hydrate dehydratase, coding for MLPVLTAEQVRRVDALTTEREPIRSTDLMERAALAFTKAFLEVLGSAPRPVLVICGPGNNGGDGLAIARHLAARKWPVRVLCPYDPVGSSPDNVLNLKRLREVVVDVLSGPDRTLPAFRNDELVIDALFGTGLNRPLTGHYLHLVRELNARKGAVVAVDLPSGAFADGGPEDRSAIVHARWTCTFQVPKPFMLLPGSMGHCGEWRVVDIGLDRDAVASCGSLHFLLEATDIDAILPERPRAAHKGRFGHAMLMAGGTGHLGAAIMATAAAARSGAGLVTVTVPRQMGMALHSAVPEAMVLELGDGDHLGGTPPSGRWSAVGIGPGIGLHHETALLLKNVLRTTSWPLVLDADALNILAGSPDLLELLPPGSVLTPHPGEADRLFGPAMDTRDRIAKSSSFAQKRRGVVVLKGANTAICLADGRVLYNATGNVGMAKGGTGDVLTGLITGLLAQGLSPSDAAIVGVWIHGLAGDIAAEERGADGMTAMDVVGALPDAFRRHRGATLVDCE